A single genomic interval of bacterium harbors:
- a CDS encoding rhomboid family intramembrane serine protease: MLWIEDADVERASWALDSYDRENAERARPQPKLVEHGPSNAGFITALGLVLFHILVNETGPTWYEEGRAHSFLILSGEVWRVVTALTLHSGLPHLLGNTASCVIFVTALCRWIGPGPGLSLTLTSGALGNWINAWAQSGPHVSVGASTALFGSIGVLSGMAFVYRRELPLRRGRAWIPLAGGLGLLAMLGTGGENTDVSAHLFGLASGSALGIAWGYGVPKIVAAPGQAALGIGSLAVLSLCWFIALA; this comes from the coding sequence TTGCTCTGGATCGAAGACGCCGACGTCGAACGCGCATCCTGGGCTCTCGACAGCTACGACCGCGAGAACGCGGAAAGAGCCAGGCCCCAGCCCAAGCTGGTCGAACACGGCCCGAGCAATGCCGGTTTCATCACGGCGCTCGGACTCGTGTTGTTTCACATTCTGGTCAACGAAACCGGCCCGACCTGGTACGAGGAAGGCAGAGCCCACTCTTTCCTGATCCTGTCGGGCGAGGTGTGGCGCGTCGTCACGGCGCTCACCCTGCATTCCGGCCTGCCCCACCTGCTCGGAAACACGGCTTCGTGCGTGATCTTCGTCACCGCGCTGTGTCGCTGGATCGGACCTGGACCCGGTCTGAGCCTGACGCTGACATCGGGTGCTCTGGGCAACTGGATCAACGCATGGGCTCAGTCGGGTCCGCATGTTTCTGTGGGAGCGTCGACCGCGTTGTTCGGGTCGATCGGCGTATTGTCGGGAATGGCCTTCGTCTACCGACGCGAACTCCCATTGCGACGAGGTCGCGCGTGGATTCCACTTGCTGGGGGACTCGGATTGCTGGCCATGCTGGGAACCGGCGGCGAGAACACGGATGTGAGCGCTCATCTGTTCGGCCTGGCCTCCGGTAGCGCACTCGGAATCGCCTGGGGTTACGGAGTGCCGAAGATCGTCGCCGCGCCCGGACAAGCCGCTCTTGGCATCGGCTCACTCGCTGTGCTTTCGCTGTGCTGGTTCATCGCACTGGCTTGA
- a CDS encoding phosphatidylserine/phosphatidylglycerophosphate/cardiolipin synthase family protein: protein MERHADYIPFVRSGTYPIRSGNTVRPLVDGEPAFGRICEAVESAQSSAWITVAFIDRDVQMPGGRGGFFDVLDAAVKRGVDVRVLFWRSPELEEETPGEHFSGTAEEREWLAERGARFLARWDYLPEKLCHHQKSWLVDAGRPSEIAFVGGINLGQSSVVASGHPHRDGGNIHDVYVEVRGPSGTDVHHNFVQRWNEASEHQAEDGFWPPEGDGGNLEFPVEISAVAGEIPVQITRTVSKDRYRNTQPSPGADPHPIHEGERSILDQYHAALSAAKRTIYIEDQAIGSPGIVGQLHAALERGVEVAFLVPGNAHSEYVRALKNPKLQPFFDLVGRLKEHPHFVLAGIASHAGPQSYGDIYVHAKIALVDDGWATIGSTNVAERSFHGDTELNASFWHEPTVRSLRNELFQEHTGRDVSHLDDRGAFALFRDVARKNAARRASGERLEGLVFEIDPVEYGR, encoded by the coding sequence ATGGAACGCCACGCCGATTACATCCCATTCGTGCGCTCGGGAACTTATCCGATTCGCTCGGGAAACACAGTCCGGCCATTGGTCGACGGCGAGCCTGCATTCGGCCGCATCTGCGAGGCCGTCGAATCGGCGCAATCGAGCGCGTGGATCACCGTCGCGTTCATCGACCGCGACGTGCAGATGCCCGGAGGTCGCGGAGGATTCTTCGACGTACTCGACGCAGCCGTCAAACGCGGTGTGGATGTACGGGTGCTGTTCTGGCGCTCCCCTGAACTCGAAGAAGAAACACCGGGAGAGCACTTCTCGGGCACCGCCGAAGAGCGCGAGTGGTTGGCAGAGCGCGGTGCGCGCTTCCTGGCCAGATGGGACTATCTCCCCGAGAAACTCTGTCACCACCAGAAGAGCTGGCTGGTCGACGCGGGCCGACCGAGCGAGATCGCCTTCGTGGGTGGAATCAATCTGGGACAGTCCTCGGTAGTGGCCAGCGGGCATCCGCACCGAGACGGCGGCAACATCCACGACGTGTACGTAGAAGTTCGCGGCCCCTCGGGCACGGACGTGCACCACAACTTCGTCCAGCGCTGGAACGAAGCGTCTGAACACCAGGCGGAAGATGGATTCTGGCCCCCTGAAGGCGACGGTGGAAACCTGGAGTTCCCGGTGGAGATCTCGGCGGTCGCCGGTGAGATCCCGGTACAGATCACGCGCACCGTTTCCAAGGACCGCTACCGGAATACACAGCCGTCACCGGGTGCGGACCCACATCCGATCCACGAGGGCGAGAGGAGCATCCTCGATCAGTACCACGCGGCGCTCTCGGCCGCGAAGCGCACCATCTACATCGAGGACCAGGCGATCGGCTCGCCCGGGATCGTCGGGCAGTTGCACGCCGCACTCGAGCGCGGTGTCGAGGTCGCCTTCCTGGTGCCGGGAAACGCCCATTCCGAGTATGTGCGCGCGCTCAAGAATCCCAAGCTCCAGCCCTTCTTCGACCTCGTGGGTCGACTGAAGGAGCACCCCCACTTCGTACTCGCAGGCATCGCGTCGCATGCGGGACCCCAGAGCTACGGCGATATCTACGTGCACGCGAAGATTGCTCTGGTTGACGATGGCTGGGCGACGATCGGGTCGACCAACGTGGCCGAGCGGTCCTTCCACGGAGATACCGAGTTGAACGCATCGTTCTGGCATGAGCCGACGGTTCGCAGTCTGCGCAATGAACTCTTCCAGGAACACACCGGTCGCGACGTCTCACACCTTGATGACCGGGGTGCTTTCGCGTTGTTTCGCGATGTGGCCCGCAAGAACGCGGCGCGACGCGCTTCCGGAGAGCGACTCGAGGGACTGGTATTCGAAATCGACCCGGTCGAGTACGGGCGCTGA
- a CDS encoding N-acetyltransferase → MSDVQIRPARAEDLPQLTEIYNHYVLETPITFDIEPFSVEQRAVWLEQFAETGRFRLWVAEEASRILGYAGSMRFRPKAAYDVSVEVTVYLRPDVQTRGLGTGLYRALFDSLSGQDVHRAYAGVTLPNQASLALHERFGFRAAGFYDEVGRKFGRYWSVQWLEKKFDG, encoded by the coding sequence ATGAGCGACGTCCAGATCCGACCTGCAAGGGCCGAAGATCTTCCGCAGCTGACCGAGATCTACAACCACTATGTGCTCGAAACGCCGATCACTTTCGACATCGAGCCGTTTAGCGTCGAGCAGCGCGCAGTCTGGCTGGAACAGTTCGCCGAAACCGGACGTTTCCGCCTGTGGGTGGCCGAAGAAGCAAGCCGGATTCTCGGCTACGCGGGATCGATGCGCTTCCGCCCGAAGGCGGCCTACGATGTCTCGGTCGAAGTCACCGTGTATCTGCGCCCCGATGTTCAGACCCGAGGACTCGGAACGGGTCTCTATCGCGCATTATTCGACTCCCTATCGGGCCAGGATGTGCATCGGGCCTACGCGGGCGTGACGCTGCCCAACCAGGCGTCACTCGCGCTACACGAACGCTTCGGATTTCGCGCGGCTGGCTTCTATGACGAGGTCGGCAGGAAGTTCGGGCGCTACTGGAGCGTGCAGTGGCTGGAAAAGAAGTTCGACGGCTAG
- a CDS encoding PilZ domain-containing protein, with amino-acid sequence MQPEEKSPDDSRDAHRFVSRVSVKLCAGGKEVEAVITDISSAGARVETTLPVEPGAIVKIHYQMPGRQSQNLLVGEMVRSTPGGFAIRFLPDEQQ; translated from the coding sequence ATGCAGCCCGAAGAGAAAAGCCCGGACGATTCTCGAGACGCGCACCGTTTTGTGTCGCGTGTTTCGGTGAAGTTATGCGCTGGCGGCAAGGAAGTCGAAGCCGTGATCACCGACATCTCCTCGGCGGGGGCGCGGGTCGAAACGACCCTGCCTGTCGAACCGGGAGCGATCGTGAAGATCCACTACCAGATGCCCGGTCGGCAATCCCAGAATCTTCTGGTCGGCGAAATGGTCCGCTCGACCCCCGGCGGTTTCGCGATTCGCTTCCTGCCAGACGAGCAGCAGTAG
- a CDS encoding phosphoribosylaminoimidazolecarboxamide formyltransferase codes for MRLKYGCNPHQAFASLEAIEAGTAPLSLLNGTPSIINLLDALNAWQLVAEARQALGLPAAASFKHVSPAGAAVAVDLPDDLARAYEVAGRELTPAAIAYVRARGADPKCSFGDFVALSDPVDQATADFLKGVVSDGIIAPDYETDALKTLSAKKGGSFIVLKADASFEPPEREEREVFGMKLVQDRNNRAIELSDLDDVVCGSLTEAARRDLVLGMIALKYTQSNSVGYALDGQMIGIGAGQQSRVDCTKLAGAKADVWNLGRHPRVLGLAFKKGVKRQDRINWRVRFIEGDLTSGETQAMQEVIEGKLEPLGADEKREFLGQVDGVSLSSDGFIPFRDNIDHAARHGVKFIAQPGGSTRDADIEAACQEYGMAMVHTHLRLFHH; via the coding sequence ATGCGCCTAAAATATGGATGCAACCCTCACCAGGCCTTTGCGTCGCTCGAAGCGATCGAAGCGGGTACCGCGCCGCTCAGTCTGCTCAACGGCACGCCCTCGATCATCAATCTTCTGGACGCGCTCAATGCCTGGCAGTTGGTAGCGGAGGCGCGCCAGGCCCTCGGCTTGCCGGCGGCGGCGAGTTTCAAGCACGTGTCTCCTGCTGGTGCGGCGGTAGCGGTGGATCTTCCCGACGATCTGGCGCGCGCCTACGAGGTGGCGGGGCGCGAGCTCACGCCTGCAGCGATCGCCTATGTGCGCGCGCGCGGCGCCGATCCCAAGTGCAGCTTTGGCGACTTCGTCGCGCTTTCAGATCCGGTCGATCAGGCGACCGCTGACTTTCTGAAGGGCGTCGTGTCCGATGGCATCATCGCACCCGATTACGAAACGGATGCGCTCAAGACGTTGTCCGCGAAAAAGGGTGGCTCTTTCATCGTGCTGAAGGCGGACGCGAGTTTCGAGCCGCCCGAGCGCGAGGAGCGCGAGGTGTTCGGAATGAAGCTCGTGCAGGATCGCAACAACCGCGCGATCGAATTATCGGATCTGGACGATGTCGTGTGCGGAAGCCTGACCGAAGCGGCCAGGCGCGATCTGGTTCTGGGCATGATCGCGCTCAAATACACCCAGTCCAACTCCGTGGGGTACGCGCTCGACGGGCAGATGATTGGCATCGGTGCTGGCCAGCAATCCCGGGTCGACTGCACGAAGCTCGCGGGGGCCAAAGCCGATGTGTGGAACCTGGGCCGACACCCGCGGGTGCTCGGGCTTGCGTTCAAAAAGGGTGTGAAGCGGCAGGACCGCATCAACTGGCGCGTGCGTTTCATCGAAGGGGATCTGACTAGCGGCGAGACGCAGGCCATGCAAGAAGTGATCGAAGGCAAGCTGGAACCGCTTGGCGCAGACGAGAAGCGGGAATTTCTGGGGCAGGTCGACGGCGTTTCGCTGAGTTCGGACGGCTTCATTCCCTTCCGCGACAACATCGACCACGCGGCACGTCACGGTGTGAAGTTCATCGCGCAGCCCGGAGGGTCGACGCGCGACGCCGACATCGAGGCCGCGTGTCAGGAGTACGGCATGGCGATGGTCCACACACATCTGCGCCTGTTCCACCACTGA
- a CDS encoding crotonase/enoyl-CoA hydratase family protein (Catalyzes the reversible hydration of unsaturated fatty acyl-CoA to beta-hydroxyacyl-CoA), giving the protein MSVRIEFPREYPHVALVTLDRPERGNSLNPLALRELAAAWQRIADDDEIRCAVLSGSGERVFCSGMDMRETIPVSQALARGERIDPHDFDGLRNVGKALLAGFDLKTPLICAINGHARAGGFDLMLASEMRYAVPEATFALEEVALGLYPTGNATVLLPRQIGWVHAQELLLCAQPIDAERARSIGLINEIVPRDALLETALRAASTIAANAPLAVRETRRGVRELLGMDLANAYERQEQLGSPLRKTEDAREAQQAFVEKRAPVWKGR; this is encoded by the coding sequence ATGAGCGTCCGTATCGAGTTTCCGCGCGAATACCCACACGTCGCATTGGTGACGCTGGATCGACCCGAGCGAGGCAACTCGCTCAATCCACTGGCTCTAAGAGAACTTGCCGCGGCCTGGCAACGCATCGCCGACGACGACGAGATTCGCTGTGCCGTCCTGAGCGGCAGCGGAGAACGGGTGTTCTGTTCGGGTATGGACATGCGCGAGACCATCCCCGTGTCCCAGGCTCTGGCCCGCGGAGAGCGCATCGATCCCCACGATTTCGATGGGTTGCGCAATGTCGGTAAAGCGTTGCTTGCGGGGTTTGATCTGAAGACGCCCCTGATCTGCGCGATCAACGGGCACGCGCGCGCCGGTGGTTTCGATCTGATGCTGGCCAGTGAGATGCGCTACGCGGTCCCCGAAGCCACATTCGCGCTCGAAGAAGTGGCGCTCGGCCTGTACCCGACCGGGAATGCGACCGTGCTACTGCCGCGCCAGATCGGCTGGGTACACGCGCAGGAACTGCTCTTGTGTGCGCAACCGATCGACGCCGAACGAGCGCGCTCCATCGGGTTGATCAATGAGATCGTGCCGCGCGACGCTCTGCTCGAAACGGCCTTGCGCGCCGCGAGCACGATCGCCGCGAATGCACCTCTGGCCGTTCGCGAAACCCGGCGCGGTGTGCGCGAACTGCTGGGGATGGATCTGGCGAACGCATACGAGCGTCAGGAACAGTTGGGCAGTCCTTTGCGCAAGACGGAAGATGCCCGGGAAGCCCAGCAGGCTTTCGTGGAAAAGCGTGCACCCGTCTGGAAGGGTCGCTGA
- a CDS encoding class I SAM-dependent methyltransferase produces the protein MADADRERWDRAYGKGLHIGGDAPEWLARFTAQFPEQGRALDVASGTGRIACWLAAQGLNVLAVDVSQQGLRLARERAERDRVSIETLCRDLEQTPPPEGPFDVITCFHYLQRELFPQLVERLAHGGVLICEHKTVLNLERHEKPSAHFLLEPDELPRLCAPLDIEHHEEDWIDDRALTRIVARRRA, from the coding sequence TTGGCCGATGCAGACCGCGAGCGCTGGGATCGCGCTTACGGCAAGGGTCTGCACATCGGTGGCGACGCACCCGAGTGGCTCGCGAGGTTTACTGCGCAGTTTCCGGAGCAGGGACGTGCACTCGATGTGGCCAGCGGTACGGGTCGCATTGCCTGCTGGCTGGCCGCACAGGGTCTGAACGTGCTGGCCGTCGATGTTTCGCAACAGGGATTGCGCCTGGCCCGCGAACGCGCCGAGAGAGATCGCGTATCCATCGAAACGCTGTGCCGTGATCTCGAACAGACGCCGCCGCCCGAAGGCCCCTTCGATGTGATCACCTGCTTCCACTACCTGCAGCGAGAACTCTTTCCGCAGTTGGTCGAGCGACTCGCGCACGGCGGCGTGCTGATCTGCGAACACAAGACGGTCCTGAATCTGGAACGACACGAGAAACCGTCCGCGCACTTCCTTCTGGAGCCGGACGAGCTTCCGCGCCTTTGCGCTCCGCTCGACATCGAACACCACGAAGAAGACTGGATCGACGACCGCGCGCTCACCCGGATCGTGGCGCGTAGACGAGCCTGA
- a CDS encoding alpha/beta hydrolase, which translates to MSDDPTERIVALPKREVDLAVLDWGGSGPVALLAHANGFCAGLFDPVARGLTQNFRVLGFDSRGHGASSRPPVPEGYQWGEFVEDLIAISETLLEELGAKRIALAVGHSFGGTTTLVAAARRSDIFDRVALLDPVVIPQDLELEMLRNRAGGVHPMAEIARKRRDRFESRETARASWQGRGPFADWTPHALDLYLRYGLRDRPEGGVELSCPREVEAAVFDAGPSIDTFAEAAEYRGEGLLLRAAQGNFPRQVYERLVEIAPSIELDEIDAGHLLPMIVPDQVTARLLEFGTG; encoded by the coding sequence TTGAGCGACGATCCGACGGAACGCATCGTCGCGCTCCCGAAACGCGAAGTCGACCTGGCGGTACTCGACTGGGGAGGCTCGGGTCCGGTGGCCCTCCTGGCTCACGCCAATGGGTTCTGCGCGGGACTGTTCGATCCGGTGGCCCGGGGTCTGACCCAGAACTTCCGCGTTCTCGGCTTCGACTCGCGCGGCCACGGCGCATCGTCCCGCCCCCCGGTGCCCGAGGGCTACCAGTGGGGCGAGTTCGTCGAGGATCTGATCGCGATTTCCGAGACCTTGCTTGAAGAACTCGGCGCGAAGCGCATCGCGCTCGCGGTCGGTCACTCCTTTGGCGGCACGACCACACTCGTGGCTGCGGCGCGCCGGTCCGACATCTTCGATCGCGTCGCATTGCTCGACCCGGTAGTGATTCCGCAAGACCTGGAACTCGAAATGCTCCGAAATCGGGCCGGTGGAGTTCATCCGATGGCCGAAATCGCACGCAAGCGTCGCGACAGGTTCGAAAGTCGCGAAACCGCGCGGGCGTCCTGGCAGGGTCGCGGGCCCTTTGCCGACTGGACCCCGCACGCCCTGGACCTGTATCTGCGCTACGGATTGCGCGATCGACCCGAGGGCGGTGTCGAACTCTCGTGCCCGCGCGAGGTCGAGGCCGCAGTCTTCGACGCCGGTCCCAGTATCGACACGTTTGCTGAAGCAGCCGAGTACCGCGGCGAAGGGCTGCTCCTGCGAGCGGCGCAGGGGAACTTCCCGCGACAGGTGTACGAACGCCTGGTCGAGATCGCCCCCAGCATCGAACTCGACGAGATCGATGCCGGACACCTGCTGCCGATGATCGTCCCGGATCAGGTCACGGCCCGACTGCTCGAATTCGGCACGGGTTAG
- a CDS encoding uracil-DNA glycosylase: protein MKLLHDQMRDCRQCSAAGHDATPPVVFSGKAKARALLVGQAPGSQEAEDGLPFQGKSGQRLFTWLEKAGFSEEGFREEHYITAVTRCYPGAAASGRGDRAPSAEEIALCWPFLERELQLVSPLLVVPVGRMAIKVFLGGRPLNEAVGFAHQDDLGRWIVPLPHPSGASSWLNAPENADAMERAIRHLYRLRRKLRL, encoded by the coding sequence TTGAAGCTCCTCCACGATCAGATGCGCGATTGCCGTCAGTGCAGCGCTGCGGGTCACGATGCAACTCCACCCGTGGTGTTTTCGGGCAAGGCGAAAGCGCGCGCCCTGCTGGTCGGGCAGGCACCGGGTTCGCAGGAAGCCGAAGACGGCCTGCCTTTTCAGGGCAAGTCCGGTCAACGCCTGTTCACCTGGCTCGAAAAGGCCGGTTTCTCGGAGGAAGGCTTTCGCGAAGAGCACTACATCACGGCGGTGACCCGCTGCTATCCGGGTGCGGCGGCGAGCGGTCGCGGCGATCGCGCACCCAGCGCCGAGGAAATCGCCCTGTGCTGGCCGTTTCTGGAGCGCGAACTGCAACTGGTCTCACCGCTGCTGGTCGTGCCCGTCGGGCGAATGGCGATCAAGGTCTTTCTGGGGGGCCGCCCGCTGAATGAAGCGGTGGGCTTTGCACATCAAGACGATCTTGGGCGCTGGATCGTTCCCCTGCCCCATCCGTCGGGTGCGAGTTCCTGGCTGAACGCTCCCGAAAATGCGGACGCGATGGAGCGCGCCATCCGTCACCTGTATCGACTGCGGAGAAAGCTGCGTCTTTGA
- a CDS encoding Zn-dependent alcohol dehydrogenase, which translates to MKAAVLRGINQPVSIEDVSVSKPGPREVLVRTAAAGVCHSDLHFQTGDYMYPMPCVLGHESAGVVEQVGSQVTYLEKGDHVISCLSVFCGYCEYCMTGRPALCTKEGLRRGPEEAPRLSQNGEPIHQFLDLSSYAEQLLVHENALVKVTKDIPLDRAALIGCGVTTGVGAVFNTAKVEPGSTVAVVGCGGVGLNAVQGAAIAGAGRVIAVDMSDAKLETARRFGATDVVNASAGDPVAQVRELTGGGVEYSFEAIGLKVTTEQCWEMLRPGGTATIIGMIPIGTKIELHGVDFLAEKRIQGSTMGSNRFRVDMPRYVDMYLNGKLNLDDLVSRRLKLDELQAGFEALKSGEVARSVIVMDQ; encoded by the coding sequence ATGAAGGCCGCCGTCCTCCGCGGAATCAATCAGCCTGTTTCGATCGAAGACGTCAGTGTCAGCAAGCCCGGTCCCCGCGAAGTGCTCGTGCGCACGGCGGCCGCGGGTGTGTGTCACAGCGATCTGCATTTCCAGACGGGCGACTATATGTATCCCATGCCCTGCGTGCTCGGGCACGAGTCCGCGGGTGTGGTCGAACAGGTCGGCTCGCAGGTCACCTACCTGGAGAAGGGCGATCACGTCATCTCCTGCCTGTCGGTCTTCTGCGGCTACTGCGAGTACTGCATGACCGGCCGCCCCGCACTGTGCACCAAGGAAGGTCTGCGTCGCGGTCCCGAAGAAGCTCCGCGCCTCAGTCAGAACGGTGAGCCGATCCACCAGTTCCTGGATCTCTCGTCGTACGCGGAGCAGTTGCTCGTGCACGAGAACGCTCTGGTCAAGGTGACCAAGGACATCCCGTTGGATCGCGCTGCGCTGATCGGGTGCGGCGTGACCACTGGCGTGGGCGCGGTCTTCAATACCGCGAAAGTCGAGCCCGGTTCGACGGTCGCAGTCGTCGGTTGCGGAGGCGTGGGTCTCAACGCCGTACAGGGTGCGGCGATCGCCGGCGCCGGACGCGTGATCGCGGTCGATATGTCGGATGCGAAACTCGAAACGGCCCGTCGGTTCGGCGCTACCGATGTGGTGAACGCAAGTGCTGGAGATCCCGTCGCACAGGTCCGGGAACTGACCGGCGGCGGTGTCGAGTATTCCTTTGAAGCAATTGGTCTCAAAGTGACGACCGAGCAGTGCTGGGAAATGCTGCGCCCAGGCGGAACGGCGACGATCATCGGCATGATTCCGATCGGGACGAAGATCGAACTGCACGGTGTCGACTTCCTGGCCGAAAAGCGCATTCAGGGTTCGACCATGGGCTCGAATCGCTTCAGGGTCGACATGCCCAGGTACGTGGACATGTATCTGAATGGCAAGCTGAACCTGGACGATCTGGTTTCGCGTCGCTTGAAGCTCGATGAACTCCAGGCGGGCTTCGAAGCTCTCAAGTCAGGTGAAGTCGCCCGCAGTGTCATCGTGATGGATCAGTAG
- a CDS encoding nucleotidyltransferase family protein has product MKIFVLGAGYATRLYPLTRERAKPLLEVGGQAILTRILRRLTGLPEISEVIVISNARFAEAFEDWARDFDPGIRILNDGSTDEDNRLGAIGDLAFALQEVPLDGEDWLVVAGDNLLEFDPSPAYETFRAKGTPLVVVREVEDPDSLRPYNEITLNSAGDVASFVEKPANPQSRLAAIALYFFPCSVAGDVERYLREGGNPDAPGHFMAWLVQHSQVACERLDGRWFDIGSLETLEAARAAFAGERS; this is encoded by the coding sequence GTGAAGATCTTCGTCCTGGGCGCGGGCTACGCCACGCGACTCTACCCACTGACACGCGAGCGCGCGAAGCCACTGCTCGAAGTCGGCGGTCAGGCGATCCTGACGCGCATTCTGCGCCGTCTGACCGGACTGCCTGAGATTTCAGAGGTGATCGTCATCTCCAATGCGCGCTTCGCCGAGGCCTTCGAAGACTGGGCCCGAGATTTCGATCCCGGAATCCGCATTCTGAACGACGGATCGACCGACGAAGACAATCGCCTGGGAGCGATCGGCGACCTGGCCTTTGCACTGCAAGAGGTCCCGCTCGATGGCGAAGACTGGCTGGTGGTCGCTGGAGACAATCTGCTGGAGTTCGATCCGAGTCCGGCCTACGAGACGTTCCGCGCCAAGGGAACACCCCTGGTCGTCGTGCGCGAAGTCGAAGACCCGGACTCGCTGCGCCCGTACAACGAAATCACCCTGAACTCCGCAGGCGACGTGGCGAGTTTCGTCGAGAAGCCCGCGAACCCACAGTCGAGGCTCGCTGCGATCGCGTTGTACTTCTTTCCCTGTTCCGTCGCCGGTGACGTCGAACGCTACCTGCGGGAAGGCGGCAACCCGGACGCTCCCGGCCACTTCATGGCCTGGCTGGTGCAACACTCACAAGTCGCGTGCGAACGCCTGGACGGACGCTGGTTCGACATCGGCAGCCTCGAGACGCTCGAAGCCGCGCGCGCGGCCTTCGCAGGTGAACGAAGCTGA